One genomic region from Metallosphaera tengchongensis encodes:
- a CDS encoding RAMP superfamily CRISPR-associated protein: MSRPVIQRNNYTPRTFKGLEGFLGIKLTVVSDYLHIGSGEVSYETKGQVKREDLEKLLEQALRNGVPDVSSYFSERVHSMTKYSDGRPVIPGSTMKGLVRSRLELSIPGSCFIVDRNSTNSSSRYVNIFHPSRKPKDEFKPLQMTKVCPVCDLLGNMSLSSKVSFSDLTPEKEKVPIEFVKDEGESYECVKKDATFVGTVTFKGLKDYELGMLVYGLGFRIKGNQLDSKVMLMGRFKFSKKSFGRVKFSLVNQGIVPNTDVKGALQKFINAYRPLDFEEDWK; the protein is encoded by the coding sequence GTGTCAAGACCAGTTATCCAGAGAAATAACTACACCCCCAGGACTTTCAAGGGTCTTGAAGGGTTCCTAGGGATAAAGCTCACGGTCGTCTCTGACTACTTACACATAGGTAGCGGGGAGGTGAGCTATGAGACCAAGGGACAGGTCAAGAGGGAGGACTTGGAGAAGTTGCTCGAACAGGCCCTGAGGAACGGGGTGCCTGATGTGTCCTCCTACTTCTCCGAGAGGGTGCACTCCATGACCAAGTACTCCGACGGAAGGCCAGTTATACCGGGATCGACCATGAAGGGCTTAGTGAGGTCAAGGCTGGAGCTCTCCATACCAGGTTCATGCTTTATAGTCGACAGGAATTCCACGAACTCGTCTAGCAGGTACGTAAACATATTCCACCCCAGTCGGAAGCCCAAGGACGAGTTTAAACCATTGCAGATGACCAAGGTATGCCCAGTCTGTGACCTATTGGGGAACATGTCCCTGTCCAGCAAGGTGTCCTTCTCTGACCTGACCCCGGAGAAGGAGAAGGTACCCATCGAGTTCGTCAAAGACGAGGGTGAGTCTTACGAGTGCGTCAAAAAGGACGCGACCTTTGTGGGGACTGTCACATTCAAGGGCCTCAAGGACTACGAGCTAGGTATGTTAGTGTACGGCCTTGGCTTCAGGATTAAGGGGAACCAGCTTGACTCCAAGGTGATGCTCATGGGTAGGTTTAAGTTCTCCAAAAAGAGCTTCGGTAGGGTGAAGTTCTCCCTTGTTAACCAAGGGATAGTGCCCAACACGGATGTAAAGGGTGCCCTTCAAAAGTTCATCAACGCTTACAGACCCCTAGACTTTGAGGAGGACTGGAAATGA
- the csx7 gene encoding type III CRISPR-associated RAMP protein Csx7, which yields MVDFSFIRKDIAKRTVYIDGEVIAMSPLRIGVGRANLDPTSTARDTLLKDPQGRPVIPGSSWKGIFRSTGERILRDKGLEVCSGIGGDNCLEKRDLSDEFQKLIKNNVNGALDMFWKKTCLNCKTFGAMSVIGAVKLADSVASHYTLGVRTIIAISRTEGAVAEGALASVEFVEPGSKFSFRLIGNNLPNYVIGYLVRIMEQIHLGLSQVGGQKSRGFGFVQFGKMKFTSVGSEKVGDEDKEIKVTVAEGEGSKFFEQMKPFKEAFDSVKTSYPEK from the coding sequence ATGGTCGACTTCTCTTTTATCAGGAAGGACATTGCGAAGAGGACCGTATACATAGACGGCGAAGTCATTGCCATGTCCCCCCTTAGGATAGGAGTAGGAAGGGCTAACCTCGACCCCACCAGCACTGCGAGGGACACACTCTTGAAGGACCCACAAGGGAGACCCGTAATCCCAGGCTCGTCCTGGAAAGGGATCTTCCGCTCGACTGGGGAGAGGATACTGAGGGACAAGGGACTCGAAGTATGTAGTGGGATAGGGGGTGACAACTGCTTAGAGAAGAGAGATTTATCCGATGAATTTCAGAAGCTCATCAAAAACAACGTTAATGGGGCCCTTGACATGTTCTGGAAGAAGACCTGCCTCAACTGTAAGACCTTCGGCGCCATGAGCGTAATAGGGGCAGTGAAGTTAGCCGACTCTGTAGCCTCACATTACACTCTAGGAGTGAGGACAATAATAGCCATCAGCAGGACTGAGGGGGCAGTGGCTGAGGGTGCCCTCGCGAGCGTCGAGTTCGTGGAGCCCGGGTCCAAGTTCAGTTTTAGGCTCATCGGGAACAACCTCCCGAACTACGTCATTGGGTACTTGGTCAGGATCATGGAACAGATCCACCTGGGGCTATCGCAGGTAGGGGGTCAGAAGAGCAGAGGCTTCGGTTTCGTCCAGTTCGGGAAGATGAAGTTCACCAGCGTAGGCTCGGAAAAGGTGGGTGATGAGGACAAGGAGATCAAGGTCACCGTGGCTGAGGGTGAGGGCTCCAAGTTCTTCGAGCAGATGAAACCATTTAAAGAGGCGTTCGACAGTGTCAAGACCAGTTATCCAGAGAAATAA
- the csx7 gene encoding type III CRISPR-associated RAMP protein Csx7, which translates to MSCYDLDKITSIIKVEGKLVNKTPLRVGSGKEASLEDATDNPIMKVDGRPVIPGSSIKGAFRSFIEAYERAKGDQKSRVCDIDDDEESCTSCDDTSYCVPCILFGFKDLGSRVFILDAVAKDFRVGQRTMVSINRVFGGQAPGHLYTLDYVEPEAAFDFTMVVYNLDLVNNESEEWKKESVEAMRLLLKYLSTDGIFLGARRSVGFGLVKLTEANVSLYKAPDLFTAKKYSLQDLITAWSKG; encoded by the coding sequence CTGTTACGATCTAGACAAGATAACCTCCATCATCAAGGTGGAAGGCAAGCTAGTGAATAAGACACCCCTCAGGGTAGGTTCTGGGAAAGAGGCCTCTCTAGAGGACGCGACTGACAACCCGATAATGAAGGTTGATGGTAGACCGGTCATCCCCGGATCCTCCATTAAGGGGGCCTTCAGGAGCTTCATAGAGGCCTATGAAAGGGCTAAGGGTGACCAGAAGTCCAGGGTCTGCGATATCGACGATGACGAGGAGTCATGTACCTCATGTGACGACACCTCCTATTGCGTACCCTGCATCCTGTTTGGGTTTAAGGACCTGGGCTCAAGGGTCTTCATCCTAGACGCTGTAGCCAAGGACTTCAGAGTAGGGCAGAGGACTATGGTCTCAATTAACAGGGTCTTTGGCGGACAGGCGCCGGGCCACCTCTACACCCTTGACTATGTGGAACCGGAGGCAGCCTTTGACTTCACAATGGTCGTATACAACTTGGACCTGGTCAATAACGAGAGTGAGGAGTGGAAGAAGGAGTCAGTTGAGGCTATGAGGCTCCTTCTCAAGTACCTCTCCACTGATGGGATATTCTTAGGAGCGAGGAGGAGCGTGGGGTTTGGGTTAGTGAAGCTGACCGAGGCTAACGTCTCGCTCTACAAGGCGCCTGACCTGTTCACGGCGAAGAAGTATTCCCTGCAGGACTTGATAACCGCCTGGAGTAAGGGATGA